A region from the Streptomyces sp. NBC_01445 genome encodes:
- the dnaE gene encoding DNA polymerase III subunit alpha produces MADSFVHLHNHTEYSMLDGAQKLKPMFGEVERQGMPAVAMSDHGNMFGAYEFHQVSKGFDGVKPIIGIEAYVAPSSRRNRKQEFWGPGGQRAMSDDGEGSKDVSGGGRFTHMTMWAQNVRGLRNLFYLSTEASYTGQFPAGKPRMDMELISEHSDGIIATTGCPSGAIQTRLRLKQYDEARQVAASYQDIFGRENYFLELMDHGLSIERDVRDGLLRLAKDLNIPLLATNDAHYVHADQADAHDNLLCIGVGKNKADEKRFRFSGNDYYLKTADEMRALFAEMPEACDNTLLIAERVEAYGEVFDNIDEMPQFPDVPDGETQESWLRKEVMKGLAMRYGDPVPAEVLERFETEMSIIGPMGFSSYFLVVADICKYARDNNVPVGPGRGSATGSIVAYATRITELCPLEHGLLFERFLNPERINPPDVDLDFDDRQRDFMVRYVVDKYGDEYTAMVNTFGKIKAKNAIKDSSRILGYPFQHGERITKALPDDIMGKSIPLDGIFDSTHPRYGECGEIRALYENEPDVKKVIDTAKGVEGLTRGTGVHAAAVILSKTKLTDRIPLHMRAKDGVKITGFDYPSCENMGLVKMDFLGLRNLGVIDHAIQNIRENRGIRLATVDPGNGDVTDQVVIPLDDKTTYELLASGDTFGVFQLDGGGMRTLLKAMEPTRFEDIAAALALYRPGPMAANAHMNYAHRKTGRQEIQPIHPELEKALEPILGNTFHLLIYQEQIMAIARQLAGYTLGGADLLRRAMGKKKPEVLAAEWEKFHAGMQGNGYSEESIKALWDVMLPFSGYAFNKSHTAGYGLVSYWTAYLKANYPAEYMAALLTSVGDDKDKAGIYLADARKMGVTVLQPDVNESVAEFAAIGDDVRFGLRSVRNVGDNVIESIVAGRKAGGKFGNFADFLDKVDLPALNKRAIESLIKAGAFDSLGHTRKGLTAAHEYAIDAVVPVKKAAAYGQDDLFAGLGGDGGDDGTPAFGVDIQIDEGEWPRKQLLSTEREMLGMYVSAHPLDGTESILAGHRDTTIPDLIASGRTEGVVRLAGLITSVQPKMTKQGNPWAIVNLADRDGQLEVLFFPATYQLVMGALVPDSVVSVLGRLNDRDGTINLAGQELQVLDVTSAERSGAAPIQLHLPYHRVNDPSVQELKRILLAHPGPNPVRLAIQGPRKTTVYVLQETVNAGTIASDIKGSFGQDTWQGIA; encoded by the coding sequence GTGGCTGACAGCTTTGTTCACCTGCACAATCACACCGAATACTCGATGCTTGACGGGGCTCAGAAGCTCAAGCCGATGTTCGGCGAAGTCGAGCGTCAGGGCATGCCCGCGGTCGCGATGAGCGACCACGGCAACATGTTCGGTGCGTACGAGTTCCATCAGGTGTCCAAGGGCTTTGACGGCGTCAAGCCGATCATCGGGATCGAGGCGTACGTCGCCCCGTCCTCGCGTCGGAACCGGAAGCAGGAGTTCTGGGGACCCGGTGGGCAGCGGGCGATGTCCGACGACGGTGAAGGGTCCAAGGACGTCTCGGGCGGCGGCCGCTTCACGCACATGACGATGTGGGCGCAGAACGTGAGGGGCCTGCGCAACCTCTTCTACCTGTCGACGGAAGCCAGCTATACGGGGCAGTTCCCGGCCGGCAAGCCCCGCATGGACATGGAGCTGATCAGCGAGCACTCCGACGGGATCATTGCGACGACCGGCTGCCCCTCGGGTGCGATCCAGACCCGTCTGCGGCTGAAGCAGTACGACGAGGCCCGGCAGGTCGCGGCCTCGTATCAGGACATCTTCGGCCGGGAGAACTACTTCCTCGAGCTGATGGATCACGGCCTGTCCATCGAGCGGGACGTCAGGGACGGGCTGCTGCGCCTGGCCAAGGACCTGAACATTCCGCTCCTGGCCACCAACGATGCGCACTACGTCCACGCGGACCAGGCGGACGCGCACGACAACCTCCTGTGTATCGGCGTGGGCAAGAACAAAGCCGACGAGAAGCGATTCCGGTTCTCGGGGAACGACTACTACCTCAAGACCGCGGACGAGATGCGCGCTCTGTTCGCCGAGATGCCCGAGGCGTGTGACAACACGCTTCTGATCGCGGAGCGTGTCGAGGCGTACGGCGAGGTCTTCGACAACATCGACGAGATGCCGCAGTTCCCTGATGTTCCCGACGGGGAGACTCAGGAGTCGTGGCTGCGCAAGGAGGTCATGAAGGGCCTCGCCATGCGGTACGGGGACCCCGTCCCGGCCGAGGTCCTGGAGCGGTTCGAGACCGAGATGAGCATCATCGGTCCGATGGGGTTCTCCTCCTACTTCCTCGTGGTCGCCGACATCTGCAAGTACGCCCGCGACAACAACGTGCCGGTGGGGCCGGGCCGTGGATCGGCCACCGGTTCGATCGTGGCGTACGCGACCCGCATCACCGAGCTGTGCCCGCTGGAGCACGGCCTGCTGTTCGAGCGGTTCCTCAACCCGGAGCGCATCAACCCTCCGGATGTCGACCTCGACTTCGACGACCGTCAGCGCGACTTCATGGTCCGCTACGTCGTCGACAAGTACGGCGACGAGTACACCGCCATGGTCAACACGTTCGGCAAGATCAAGGCCAAGAACGCGATCAAGGACAGCTCGCGCATCCTGGGCTATCCCTTCCAGCACGGCGAGCGCATCACCAAGGCCCTGCCCGACGACATCATGGGCAAGTCCATCCCCCTCGACGGCATCTTCGACTCCACGCACCCGCGCTACGGCGAATGCGGCGAGATCCGGGCGCTGTACGAGAACGAACCCGACGTCAAGAAGGTCATCGACACGGCCAAGGGCGTCGAGGGCCTGACCCGCGGCACCGGAGTGCACGCGGCCGCCGTCATCCTCTCCAAGACCAAGCTGACCGACCGGATCCCGCTGCACATGCGGGCCAAGGACGGCGTCAAGATCACCGGCTTCGACTACCCCAGTTGCGAAAACATGGGGCTCGTCAAGATGGACTTCCTGGGTCTGCGGAACCTCGGCGTCATCGACCACGCCATCCAGAACATCCGTGAGAACCGCGGTATCCGTCTGGCCACCGTCGACCCGGGCAACGGCGACGTCACCGACCAGGTCGTCATCCCTCTCGACGACAAGACCACATACGAACTCCTCGCCTCGGGCGACACCTTCGGCGTCTTCCAGCTCGACGGCGGCGGCATGCGCACACTGCTCAAAGCCATGGAGCCGACCCGGTTCGAAGACATCGCAGCCGCCCTCGCCCTGTACCGCCCCGGCCCGATGGCCGCGAACGCGCACATGAACTACGCGCACCGCAAGACCGGCCGCCAGGAGATCCAGCCGATCCACCCCGAGCTGGAGAAGGCCCTCGAGCCGATCCTCGGGAACACCTTCCATCTGCTCATCTACCAAGAGCAGATCATGGCCATCGCCCGCCAGCTCGCCGGCTACACCCTCGGCGGCGCCGACCTGCTGCGCCGCGCCATGGGCAAGAAGAAGCCCGAGGTCCTGGCCGCCGAGTGGGAGAAGTTCCACGCAGGCATGCAGGGCAACGGCTACTCGGAGGAGTCCATCAAGGCTCTGTGGGACGTCATGCTCCCCTTCTCCGGCTATGCGTTCAACAAGTCCCACACCGCCGGATACGGGCTCGTCTCGTACTGGACCGCGTACCTCAAGGCCAACTACCCGGCCGAGTACATGGCCGCGCTGCTGACCTCCGTCGGCGACGACAAGGACAAGGCCGGCATCTACCTGGCCGACGCCCGCAAAATGGGGGTCACCGTCCTGCAGCCGGACGTCAACGAATCCGTCGCCGAGTTCGCGGCCATCGGCGACGACGTCCGCTTCGGCCTGCGGTCGGTCCGCAATGTCGGCGACAACGTCATCGAGTCGATCGTCGCGGGCCGCAAGGCGGGCGGGAAGTTCGGCAACTTCGCCGACTTCCTGGACAAGGTCGACCTGCCCGCCCTCAACAAGCGGGCGATCGAATCACTCATCAAGGCCGGCGCCTTCGACTCACTCGGCCATACCCGCAAGGGCCTCACTGCGGCCCACGAATACGCCATCGACGCGGTCGTACCCGTGAAGAAGGCCGCCGCGTACGGGCAAGACGACTTGTTCGCCGGCCTGGGCGGAGACGGAGGCGACGACGGCACTCCGGCCTTCGGTGTCGACATCCAGATCGACGAAGGCGAGTGGCCGCGCAAGCAACTCCTGTCGACCGAGCGGGAGATGCTCGGCATGTACGTCTCCGCACACCCCTTGGACGGCACAGAGAGCATCCTGGCGGGCCATCGCGACACCACGATCCCCGACTTGATCGCCTCCGGCCGAACCGAAGGCGTCGTACGGCTGGCCGGACTCATCACCAGCGTGCAGCCGAAGATGACCAAGCAAGGCAACCCCTGGGCCATCGTCAACCTCGCAGACCGAGACGGCCAGCTGGAAGTACTGTTCTTCCCCGCCACCTACCAGCTCGTCATGGGAGCACTCGTCCCGGACAGCGTGGTCTCCGTCCTGGGCCGCCTCAACGACCGTGACGGCACCATCAACCTCGCCGGACAGGAGCTCCAGGTCCTCGACGTGACCTCCGCCGAACGCAGCGGCGCCGCGCCCATCCAACTCCACCTGCCCTACCACCGAGTCAACGATCCCTCCGTACAGGAACTCAAACGCATCCTGCTCGCCCACCCCGGCCCCAACCCGGTCCGCCTGGCCATCCAAGGACCCCGGAAAACCACCGTGTATGTCCTGCAGGAAACAGTGAACGCCGGCACGATCGCGTCCGACATCAAGGGCAGCTTCGGCCAGGACACCTGGCAGGGCATCGCATGA
- a CDS encoding DUF6300 family protein, with protein MTAPADENDVIIQLDDMDACRACGEQSVLKASFAQTWTNKRGEAMSGLREAVLCPECDRGTPAADELLALFAVDETLGINNIETFGGLVAAWVESVRHQQVDEARLAEEHEQWSGEL; from the coding sequence ATGACTGCACCGGCTGACGAAAACGACGTCATCATCCAACTCGACGACATGGACGCGTGCCGGGCCTGCGGTGAACAGAGCGTGCTCAAAGCCAGCTTCGCGCAGACGTGGACGAACAAGCGCGGCGAGGCCATGTCCGGACTACGCGAGGCAGTGCTGTGCCCAGAGTGCGACCGGGGAACCCCGGCCGCAGACGAACTACTCGCGCTGTTCGCCGTCGACGAGACGCTTGGCATCAACAACATCGAGACTTTCGGCGGACTCGTCGCGGCCTGGGTCGAATCCGTACGACACCAACAAGTCGACGAGGCGCGACTCGCCGAGGAACACGAGCAGTGGAGCGGTGAGTTGTAA
- a CDS encoding CPCC family cysteine-rich protein — MTSPFPCPCCGHLVLDEMPGSYEICPICFWEDDGVQFRWPTMSGGANRVSLIEAQQNYQEFSACDRHGRQYVRLPAPDEPLDPAWRPIDQSRDSFEDWDGAERAPWPEDRSVLCWWLPTFWRRVTSPDTK, encoded by the coding sequence ATGACCAGCCCATTTCCGTGTCCGTGCTGCGGGCATCTCGTCCTCGATGAGATGCCCGGCTCCTACGAGATCTGTCCCATCTGCTTCTGGGAAGACGATGGCGTTCAGTTCCGGTGGCCCACGATGTCTGGCGGAGCCAACCGCGTGTCCCTTATCGAGGCCCAGCAGAACTACCAGGAATTCAGCGCCTGCGACCGCCATGGCCGACAGTACGTACGGCTGCCGGCGCCCGACGAGCCGCTCGACCCGGCGTGGCGCCCCATCGATCAGTCCCGCGACTCCTTCGAGGACTGGGACGGTGCGGAGCGGGCCCCATGGCCCGAGGACCGTTCCGTGCTGTGCTGGTGGCTGCCAACCTTCTGGCGCCGAGTCACCTCGCCTGACACGAAATGA
- a CDS encoding HEAT repeat domain-containing protein, translating into MASRIAALVQQMDGAAEESMDARAELIHIGHPAIPVIIDGLPSLGSFGQLTAIEVFEEVRDPRCGPALIELLASDNSTVREWAALALADLGIRGAVEPLWRAYRACVERAKPPDWSEPVGFRFALTELGARHPVVPPLTARLCSMTSFGALAWPSAHYIEVVNDLADHDQLVLYSQFWKIEGDRTYGISGPDLDWQLNWERPWPELVESAREWALLEATEAPCDESIVVTITWIDRTDLHP; encoded by the coding sequence ATGGCATCCCGAATCGCAGCCCTCGTCCAGCAGATGGACGGCGCTGCGGAAGAGTCCATGGATGCCCGCGCCGAGCTGATCCACATCGGACACCCCGCCATCCCTGTCATCATCGACGGCCTACCGTCCCTCGGCAGCTTCGGCCAGCTGACCGCCATTGAGGTCTTCGAGGAGGTCAGAGACCCACGCTGCGGCCCCGCACTGATCGAGTTGTTGGCCAGTGACAACAGCACCGTGCGGGAGTGGGCGGCGCTGGCCCTCGCGGACCTGGGGATCAGGGGCGCGGTTGAGCCCTTGTGGCGCGCATACCGCGCCTGCGTGGAGCGGGCGAAGCCACCGGACTGGAGCGAGCCAGTGGGCTTCCGGTTTGCGCTCACAGAACTCGGGGCCCGCCATCCGGTCGTACCCCCATTGACGGCCCGACTGTGCAGCATGACCAGCTTCGGTGCGCTTGCCTGGCCGTCTGCTCACTACATCGAAGTCGTCAACGACCTTGCCGACCATGATCAGCTCGTCCTCTACAGCCAGTTCTGGAAGATCGAAGGCGACCGGACATACGGCATCTCGGGCCCCGACCTGGACTGGCAGCTCAACTGGGAAAGACCTTGGCCGGAGTTGGTCGAGTCGGCCCGCGAATGGGCGCTGCTCGAAGCCACAGAAGCTCCCTGCGACGAGAGCATCGTCGTCACCATTACGTGGATCGACCGCACCGATCTCCACCCGTAG
- a CDS encoding Imm21 family immunity protein — protein sequence MSDATPHKPLLWVESGGGPLVVVPESALASWCTDTQATSADECSGWGDYGRACQIDDYIGTLHVGNAEALVLADSPDTTTFLPDRMLFIRWSGADSESDILAALEPALTLAAWQSPVQWTLAGGPVVLFDAAWSGTDLPDHQPDNHLPIYLPPGVYAAEYAYVEPNPRTSFGLVRLTPRGR from the coding sequence ATGTCTGATGCCACTCCGCACAAGCCGCTGTTGTGGGTCGAGTCCGGTGGCGGCCCGCTGGTCGTCGTGCCCGAATCGGCCCTGGCTTCTTGGTGTACGGATACGCAGGCCACGAGCGCAGACGAGTGCAGCGGCTGGGGCGACTACGGCCGGGCCTGCCAAATCGACGACTACATAGGCACGCTGCACGTGGGGAACGCCGAGGCCCTGGTACTGGCCGACAGCCCCGACACCACAACCTTCCTGCCCGACCGCATGCTCTTCATCCGGTGGAGCGGAGCCGACTCCGAGAGCGACATCCTCGCCGCACTCGAACCCGCCCTCACCTTGGCCGCATGGCAATCCCCCGTGCAGTGGACCCTTGCCGGCGGCCCGGTCGTCCTCTTCGACGCTGCCTGGTCCGGCACCGATCTGCCTGACCACCAGCCGGACAATCACCTGCCCATCTACTTGCCCCCCGGGGTCTACGCGGCCGAGTACGCGTATGTCGAGCCGAACCCACGCACCTCGTTCGGCCTCGTCCGACTCACGCCGCGCGGAAGGTGA
- a CDS encoding DUF6000 family protein — protein sequence MPIQHPAETGYGYVIERYVTTGHSRSSRLSRYGEILSGRFTRREDAIRNRFVRDLLHDAATITDDELAALFGFEWRARLTASWLVGVAQRHKFRQQIGDLLLASELTYAGRGYCFAPARLGTHEDAEILIAYLDRYLPQLDLRYDQPDALGALLRLDDQLGTEYATRFTAPDGPWERWVNALPHLRENPGYTPADQRRWTATQCDFANGWSLT from the coding sequence ATGCCTATCCAGCACCCGGCAGAGACCGGATACGGGTACGTCATCGAGCGCTACGTCACGACGGGCCACAGCCGGTCCAGCCGCCTCAGCCGATACGGCGAGATACTCAGCGGCCGCTTCACCCGCCGGGAAGACGCCATTCGCAATCGATTCGTGCGCGACCTGCTCCACGACGCCGCCACGATCACGGACGACGAACTGGCCGCGCTCTTCGGCTTCGAGTGGCGAGCCCGCCTCACCGCATCCTGGCTGGTCGGCGTGGCCCAGCGCCACAAGTTTCGCCAGCAGATCGGCGACCTGCTGCTCGCCAGCGAACTCACCTACGCAGGACGGGGGTACTGCTTCGCCCCGGCCCGCCTCGGCACACACGAGGACGCCGAGATCCTGATCGCGTACCTGGACCGCTACCTGCCACAGCTCGACCTCCGCTACGACCAACCGGATGCCCTCGGCGCACTCCTGCGCCTCGACGACCAGCTCGGCACCGAGTACGCCACCCGATTCACAGCACCCGACGGCCCTTGGGAGCGCTGGGTCAACGCCCTCCCACACCTTCGTGAAAATCCCGGGTACACGCCCGCCGACCAGCGCCGGTGGACCGCTACCCAATGCGACTTCGCCAACGGTTGGTCCCTCACCTGA
- a CDS encoding CbrC family protein — MNSDLPAFRYHPDPLASGSIRESAETCVCCSRAMGWIYTATFYTAQDVSGHFCPWCIADGSAAERFAGEFMDSYGLDGVSEETLYEVTRRTPGFHAWQDPHWLVHCHDAAAFIGEVGYSELAAHPEALDQLRQDLRMNGWHDAAQLEQFLTQLGAGATAMLFRCTVCGTHLAYADAS, encoded by the coding sequence GTGAACTCCGACCTGCCTGCCTTCCGTTACCACCCCGATCCGCTCGCCAGCGGGTCGATCCGCGAGAGCGCGGAGACATGTGTGTGCTGCAGCCGCGCCATGGGGTGGATCTACACCGCGACCTTCTACACCGCCCAAGACGTCAGCGGACATTTCTGCCCCTGGTGCATCGCGGACGGCAGCGCGGCTGAACGGTTCGCCGGCGAGTTCATGGACTCCTACGGACTCGACGGCGTCAGCGAGGAGACCCTGTACGAGGTGACCCGCCGCACTCCCGGCTTCCATGCCTGGCAGGATCCGCACTGGCTCGTCCACTGCCACGACGCGGCAGCCTTCATCGGCGAGGTCGGATACAGCGAACTGGCAGCCCACCCCGAGGCCCTCGACCAGCTCAGGCAAGACCTGCGCATGAACGGCTGGCACGACGCAGCCCAACTCGAGCAGTTCCTGACCCAACTCGGTGCAGGGGCCACGGCCATGCTCTTCCGCTGCACCGTCTGCGGCACCCACCTCGCCTACGCCGACGCCTCATAA
- a CDS encoding uridine kinase — protein MDGFHHPRAHRHRQGRDSAVGYYQDAYDFPAFARTVLTPMGPGGDRRYRGRIIDLASDRQIDEPPVTAPAEAVLIVDGSFLQRSELAHLWDEVVFADTSFLVARRRGTTRDAALFGGLEQAENAFDNRYHAACRHYLAETDPATRASIVIGNDDVDHPELRRIGDLRRPQ, from the coding sequence ATGGACGGGTTCCACCACCCGCGCGCCCACCGCCACCGGCAGGGCCGCGACTCAGCAGTCGGCTACTACCAGGACGCCTACGACTTTCCCGCGTTCGCACGGACAGTGCTCACACCGATGGGCCCAGGCGGCGACCGCCGCTACCGCGGTCGCATCATCGACCTGGCCAGCGACCGGCAGATCGACGAACCCCCAGTCACCGCGCCGGCCGAAGCGGTGCTGATCGTGGACGGCAGCTTCCTCCAACGCAGTGAACTGGCCCACCTGTGGGATGAGGTCGTGTTCGCCGACACCAGCTTCCTCGTCGCCCGCCGACGCGGCACTACGCGGGACGCCGCGCTCTTCGGCGGACTTGAACAGGCCGAGAATGCCTTCGACAACCGCTACCACGCAGCCTGTCGGCACTACCTGGCCGAAACCGACCCGGCCACGCGAGCAAGCATCGTCATCGGCAACGACGACGTCGACCACCCTGAACTACGCCGCATCGGCGACCTCCGACGGCCCCAGTAG
- a CDS encoding alpha/beta hydrolase family protein, giving the protein MTTTPLINRKRMTRRHMLGAALAAGAAVPLAAVAGPAWADPAAAAHASTRLRLPAPTGPHPVGTVQLHLVDRSRPDDIAGPGHFRELMATVWYPARDVERYPVAPWMPAGALQAFLADAGFSALASRGPLTAGHVGAPVRRSGRRLPVVVFSHGAHSHQGDHTVMVQELASHGYAAVTVAHQYDTYTEFPDGRIAVPLHDRQAPTLPGDFAADLRFVLDCVEQLAAGCNPDVDQKELPAGLLGSLDPRRMGAFGWSKGGTATACATLADERIRAGLSLDGPMQMNPPLAGDLDRPFMMMTAEFTRATDPEAAAFWSHLRGRRLNIQAQGAVHASYGDNEALFPQVAKLFGWSGQQLQDVIGTLDPDQAVKIQQAYPLAFFDEHLRHRRGHLLDGPSPAFPAVTFLP; this is encoded by the coding sequence ATGACCACCACGCCGCTCATCAACCGCAAGCGCATGACGCGCCGCCACATGCTGGGAGCCGCGCTGGCAGCCGGGGCCGCCGTGCCTCTTGCCGCCGTCGCCGGCCCCGCGTGGGCGGACCCGGCCGCGGCCGCCCACGCCTCGACGCGACTCAGGCTGCCCGCGCCGACCGGGCCGCACCCGGTGGGCACGGTCCAGCTGCACCTCGTCGACCGGTCGCGGCCGGACGACATCGCGGGCCCCGGGCACTTTCGCGAGCTGATGGCCACCGTCTGGTACCCCGCCCGGGACGTCGAGCGGTATCCGGTGGCGCCTTGGATGCCGGCCGGCGCACTTCAGGCGTTCCTCGCCGACGCGGGGTTCAGCGCTCTGGCCTCCCGGGGGCCGCTCACTGCCGGCCACGTGGGCGCTCCGGTGCGGCGGTCGGGCCGACGACTGCCCGTCGTCGTGTTCTCGCACGGCGCGCACAGCCACCAGGGCGACCACACCGTCATGGTCCAAGAGCTCGCCAGCCACGGATACGCGGCTGTGACGGTGGCCCACCAGTACGACACGTACACCGAGTTCCCCGACGGTCGGATCGCCGTCCCGCTCCACGACAGGCAGGCGCCGACGCTGCCCGGGGACTTCGCCGCTGACCTGCGCTTCGTCCTCGACTGCGTCGAGCAGCTCGCCGCCGGATGCAATCCGGACGTCGACCAGAAGGAGCTGCCGGCCGGGCTGCTCGGCTCCCTCGACCCGCGGCGCATGGGCGCGTTCGGCTGGTCGAAGGGCGGGACGGCCACCGCCTGCGCCACGCTCGCGGACGAGCGCATCCGGGCCGGGCTGAGCCTCGACGGCCCGATGCAGATGAACCCGCCGCTGGCCGGCGACCTGGACCGGCCGTTCATGATGATGACCGCCGAGTTCACCCGGGCCACGGATCCCGAGGCCGCCGCATTCTGGTCGCACCTGCGGGGTCGGCGGCTGAACATCCAGGCCCAGGGCGCCGTCCACGCCTCGTACGGCGACAACGAGGCGCTGTTCCCACAGGTGGCGAAGCTGTTCGGATGGAGCGGGCAGCAGCTCCAGGACGTGATCGGCACCCTCGATCCCGACCAGGCGGTGAAGATCCAGCAGGCGTACCCGCTCGCGTTCTTCGACGAGCACCTGCGCCACCGTCGGGGGCATCTGCTCGACGGGCCGTCCCCAGCCTTCCCGGCAGTGACGTTCCTCCCCTGA
- a CDS encoding transposase, whose product MATPSSSARTPAPSTADSGRTSAESLPVTPRSAADRQRVRRAGHLRRSEWPAGVPQHAVAIVEAHGIPLAAVTTGGCRNDVTQLIPLIQAVPPIRGRRGLPLRRAERLYADRGCDHEVYRDEVRRFQITSHIARRGTGHCSGLGVYRWVVEGAIALLHWFRRLRIRWEIRDDIHHAFVTLGCAVICRRRLRTALC is encoded by the coding sequence ATGGCGACTCCATCTTCGTCGGCCCGAACGCCGGCACCGTCGACGGCGGACTCGGGTCGGACTTCTGCCGAGTCGCTTCCGGTAACCCCCCGATCAGCTGCTGACCGGCAGCGGGTTCGTCGGGCCGGCCATCTGCGACGCTCAGAGTGGCCAGCTGGCGTGCCACAACACGCGGTGGCCATCGTCGAGGCGCACGGCATCCCGCTCGCGGCAGTCACCACCGGCGGCTGCCGCAACGACGTCACCCAACTGATCCCGCTGATCCAGGCCGTCCCGCCGATCCGCGGTAGGCGCGGCCTGCCACTGCGCCGCGCCGAGCGCCTGTACGCCGACCGCGGCTGTGACCACGAGGTCTACCGGGACGAGGTCCGCCGGTTCCAGATCACCTCACACATCGCCCGGCGCGGCACGGGGCACTGCTCCGGCCTGGGCGTGTACCGCTGGGTCGTGGAAGGAGCGATCGCGCTGCTGCACTGGTTCCGCCGCCTGCGTATCCGCTGGGAGATCCGCGACGACATCCACCACGCGTTCGTCACCCTTGGCTGCGCCGTCATCTGCCGGCGACGACTGCGCACCGCACTTTGTTGA
- a CDS encoding phosphotransferase family protein, which translates to MDEVKVVVAHSERATLRVGDVFLKVDADQARIDAEVQAMSLAPVPTPEVLWRKPPVLAIAALPGTTLGRLGGPSTGSPAAWAAAGAAIRKLHEAPLPPLPGRAGRSVVALAAELDDECELLVTNGVLPADVVTRNRQVAEAALRPWTPAFTHGDLQIAHVFVDGDEVTGIIDWSEAGQGDPLYDLATFTLGHEEHLDDVIAGYGTDIDLDVIHAWWSLRSLLAVRWLIEHGFDPSAPGCEIDVLRSRM; encoded by the coding sequence ATGGATGAGGTCAAAGTCGTCGTCGCCCATTCCGAGCGCGCGACTCTGCGCGTCGGCGACGTGTTCTTGAAGGTGGACGCCGATCAGGCGCGCATCGACGCCGAGGTCCAGGCGATGTCCCTCGCGCCGGTCCCGACCCCGGAGGTCCTGTGGCGCAAGCCGCCCGTGCTCGCGATCGCCGCACTCCCGGGGACGACGCTTGGGCGCCTCGGCGGGCCGTCGACCGGGTCGCCGGCGGCGTGGGCCGCGGCGGGTGCCGCCATCCGGAAGCTGCACGAAGCGCCCCTGCCGCCCCTGCCGGGCCGGGCCGGCCGGAGCGTCGTCGCGCTGGCGGCGGAACTCGACGACGAGTGCGAGTTGCTCGTGACGAACGGCGTCCTGCCCGCCGACGTGGTCACCCGCAACCGCCAGGTCGCCGAGGCCGCGCTCCGGCCGTGGACTCCGGCGTTCACGCACGGAGACCTGCAGATCGCGCACGTCTTCGTCGACGGCGACGAGGTCACAGGCATCATCGACTGGTCCGAGGCGGGCCAGGGTGACCCCCTGTACGACCTCGCCACCTTCACGCTCGGACACGAGGAGCACCTCGACGACGTCATCGCCGGCTATGGCACCGACATCGACCTCGACGTGATCCACGCGTGGTGGTCGTTGCGAAGCCTGCTGGCGGTTCGCTGGCTGATCGAGCACGGCTTCGACCCCTCCGCGCCGGGCTGTGAGATCGACGTGCTGAGATCCCGTATGTGA
- a CDS encoding SgcJ/EcaC family oxidoreductase produces the protein MSTTTNTTTDDAAILRGVLAPWKAAVDAHDPQRVASLYTEDAIFQGLHPYTVGHRGIAEYYDSQPLGMTAEYRILETRRLAHDLVLGYLDAEFSFTDRTPVAVKLAIVVRRVADGWSIVHYQVSRLD, from the coding sequence ATGAGCACCACGACGAACACCACGACGGACGACGCGGCGATCCTGCGCGGCGTCCTCGCCCCCTGGAAGGCGGCCGTCGACGCGCACGACCCGCAGCGGGTCGCCTCCCTCTACACCGAGGACGCGATCTTCCAGGGCCTGCACCCGTACACCGTCGGGCACCGGGGCATCGCCGAGTACTACGACTCCCAACCCCTGGGCATGACTGCCGAGTACCGGATTCTCGAAACCCGGCGGTTGGCCCACGACCTGGTACTCGGTTACCTGGACGCCGAGTTCTCGTTCACCGACCGGACCCCGGTTGCCGTCAAGCTCGCGATTGTGGTGCGCCGGGTGGCGGACGGCTGGTCCATCGTCCACTACCAGGTGTCCCGCCTGGACTAA